The DNA window ACTGCACTTACACTTATACTCAAGTGTACTTGataaaatgaacttcaagtaTACTGCTTTTAAAAGGTTGCATTAGATCTATAAATAAATAGTCACTTGTTTAATTCCATTTCAATAGATGCGTTTCAGTGACGTGCGCGCTCCCTCTGCGCGTTCTGGAAACTGACAAGTGGGCGTGGCCTGCCGTTGAAAAAGCTGGTGACAGTTGACGTTACTCTGACACGACTTTCTCACTCGAACCACATTGTCGGTCGAAGTGGAAGAAACGACCCAAAATACACCTTTACGCTCAGAAatcctcttttattttctcactcACTCGACTCAGCTGAAGCCATGGTGAGTAGAACATCATTCAACTTCTTTACAAACGTGTTTTGCGCACTAagtaaacagttttttttaggTTGTGTCAGCAAATATTTGGTTATGTGCTCCACGAACTGGTGTTCTAGCTTCTCTCTGCGTGCCTGCAGAAATACTCTGACATAAAAAGAGACTTGAACTTGTGGAGATAATTGGTTGGGGGTATTTTTGGCACCCAAAATGAGGTCGGATTATTTTTGACAAGGCAAAGATAGCAAGGACTACCTTGGTTTGactttaatattaataaaataaagcaggTGTTTATGTCCATTTTCATGTGAGACTGTTCCGTTGACCTCACTTTAGTGTGAATCACAAATAATTATAGGTGTTTGCTCATTATTAGCTTGTAATAACACATATAACTGTGGCCGTCTCCTGCCAGCCCAACAGAATCCATTGACACTCACACACCAATACATCCTGTTGAACTTGTTTATGGAAACTTTGAAACTGATGATGTCGCATGTTAGTATCTCTGTCGCTTCCCTCCACTACGACGCGGTAAACGTCTGACTGATCCCTTTCAGGATGGCCACCGTTTAGAACAGTCCCAAAGTCATTTGGTGTCAGGTTAACTTGCCCTCCGAAAATAGCATTTCAAACACCCAGATCACTTTTTGGAGGCTTCACTTGAGGCCAGTCACTGACATCCAGTATATATAGGAGTTTTAAATATATCAAAGGCTGTGGGTTTAGTGGGATTTGGCAGATCTCAGTGTGATGTGAGGTAAAATAATCTCTGAATGTCTTCCACGCACACCACACATTCGTACACATGCCTGTCAATGTGACGCCTCAGTGGAGGAACACTGAGGCGATGGTAAAGATAGAACCGTGTCACAAAAAATGGCTTTATGGTTTTGCTTAGGCGAATGAATGGAATGGAACTGCTTCTTCAGGTTTTTCACCTGAACCTAAAACAGGTGGTTAACAGACTGAGAAGCAGGAAACTAGTAGAGTCATGGGCGTCATGAGTTGACACTACACGAGTGAAACtcgttttgtttgctttgttaaAGCTGTAGAGCAAAGGAGGAAGGTGGACTGGCGGGatgactcatgttttcttttgcttCACGTTTGTTGGAGCTTTTTGGCAGAGGAGAGGTGTCAGGCCTGGCCACTCGTTTTGCAGATCACCACACACATCAGTCCATTCTGAAGACTGTCTGATGAGAACAGCTTCAACCACCGGCAACTTCAACACAACAGTTGTTGAGCGTATCTATGAGATGAATGTCTATGAGCGTTCAGGGTTAAAGGGAAGGGCATTGTTAAACAGGTTGACTTCTCTTGTCTTTATTGACACGTCTTTTTGTTCTGCAAAGCAtctgtcaataaagtttgataTTGATGGATGGAAGGGATTACGTTTTCCCACAGGTTTAATCATCAACGGTTGAAGACAACCCAAACATCCTCATACTTATGAGATCAAGTTTTTCGTCTTCCCCTGGCTGTTTCTTGTCCCATCACTTATCATTTGACATTCTCATAAAACTAACAGAATTGTGGAGTAAATCAAGATATTATTGAGAAAGTAGGCGTTCCTTCATTTCTCCTGGAGGGCTTTTTGCACTTGTGTCCGACAGTAATCCAGGGAGATCTTGGCAAGAACCCTCATCCCTGTCATTTCAACACTACgttcttttttcttcatctaATTGCATCAATCTCATCTCTCCAGCGTGAATGCATCTCAGTCCATGTTGGCCAGGCTGGTGTCCAAATGGGCAACACCTGCTGGGAGCTCTACTGTTTGGAGCACAAAATCCAGCCTGATGGGCAGATGCCAAGAACACAGGACTCAGAGGTTCACGATGATTCCTTCACCACCTTCTTCAGTGAAACCGGGGCGAGGAAGTATGTCCCGAGGGCGATCTTTGTCGATCTGGAGCCCACGGTGATCGGTCCGTACTGAAAGTTGAACATTTGTTTTGAGTCCAACGATAATAGGTTTTGAGTGAGTTGTCTTTTGAATCGCCAGATGAGGTCCGGACTGGGTCTTACCGCCAGCTCTTCCACCCGGAGCAGTTGATCTCAGGAAAGGAAGACGCAGCCAACAATTACGCCCGTGGACACTACACAATCGGCAAAGAAATCATTGACTCTGTCCTCGATAGGATTCGCAAACTGGTAAGAAACATTAGATATCTCATGACACTTGACACTTGGCTAATCCGATATGTCGCATCTTGTCTCAGTTTATGACGCTGCCATTGTtggataatataatatatatataacatatatgcAATATATAAGTTATATCAGATACTTGTTCACAACGTTAAATACTTTGAACCAGTATCTGGAAATATACAGCAGACACATAGAATGTCTAGTTTGATGGACTAGATCTGTGATTCTGATCTGGTGGGTCGCGGAGTCACTTTCTGTTGTGAGGGACATTTCTAGGGAAACTCTTAATAAACTATAAATTAAGTTGGAAGCGAGATTTggacaacatttttttctctttactaTATATTTAACTAAATAAAGGGAGGCTCTCGTCGTGCCATTTTGGGATCATCAAATGTACTAATTTCCAATATCCAATGGCAGCTGAAGATCATTTCAATCTGCACCATCATCCATTTTGCAGGCGGACCAGTGCACTGGTCTCCAGGGATTCCTGGTCTTCCATTCCTTCGGTGGAGGCACTGGCTCaggcttcacctctctgctAATGGAGCGTCTCTCCGTTGACTTCGGCAAGAAGTCCAAGCTTGAGTTTGCGATCTACCCAGCTCCCCAGgtttccactgctgtggtggagCCCTACAACTCCATCCTGACCACCCACACCACCCTGGAGCACTCCGACTGTGCCTTCATGGTGGACAACGAAGCCATCTATGACATCTGCCGCAGGAACCTGGACATCGAACGCCCTTCTTACACCAACCTCAACCGCCTTATCAGCCAGATTGTGTCCTCCATCACAGCGTCCCTTCGCTTCGATGGCGCCCTGAATGTGGATCTCACTGAGTTCCAGACCAATCTGGTGCCTTACCCTCGTATCCACTTCCCACTAGCTACCTACGCCCCAGTCATCTCTGCAGAGAAAGCCTACCACGAGCAGCTGTCAGTTGCAGAAATCACCAACGCCTGCTTCGAGCCAGCCAACCAGATGGTGAAGTGCGACCCCCGTCACGGTAAATACATGGCGTGCTGCCTGCTGTATCGCGGTGACGTGGTGCCCAAAGATGTCAACGTGGCCATTGCTGCCATCAAAACCAAACGCACCATCCAGTTTGTGGACTGGTGCCCCACCGGCTTCAAGGTGGGCATCAACTACCAGCCCCCCACTGTGGTCCCAGGAGGAGACCTGGCCAAGGTGCAGAGGGCGGTGTGCATGCTGAGCAACACCACTGCCATCGCCGAGGCCTGGGCTCGCCTGGACCACAAGTTTGACCTCATGTACGCCAAGAGGGCCTTTGTCCACTGGTATGTGGGGGAGgggatggaggagggagagttCTCCGAGGCCAGAGAAGACATGGCAGCGCTGGAGAAGGATTACGAAGAAGTTGGCATTGATTCctttgaggaagatgaggaaggagaggagtaCTAAAGAGGCTGTGCGCCGTTTACCATTatctttctctttttatttgtgtttgcatttgtaCAATCTGATCTAATGGTTTGTCCGATGGATGCACTGATATTTGCGCAATAAATCTTACTTCAGTTTACACCCTGTTGGTCTGACTCCTGAATCTGAAAGGGATTCTTTAGCCTCCAGTTCTCTGGAGGTACTAAACTACTAGTTCTACTGCTACTTGCTGTCAAATTTCTGGTCATTATACTGAGTGTACAGTCATTTGGTGAACGTTTTACAGTACTCTTCCAGGCggccttttgttttcttcaccaaATGCTTTGAACAACATATGAAGTCTAAAAGACGCAACACTTTATTATGCTTGAAACATCAAAGAATTCTTGTCATAAAGTTGATCTGACTTAAAAGCGACATTCATTGTAGAAATCCCCACAGAAGGAGACCTGTTGGACATGAAGTACCAACATAGCTTAAAACAAATGCAATGGTAGTCTCTCTTTTGTGGTATAAAACCTAAGAAAGAGGCTGACTCAGCTTCCACTTAAAATGCAACAACAGCCGTACATGTACTTAGCTAGAGTGAGGCAGCTGAGTCAAGAAAGTAATCGGCGTAAAAGGTACGATTTCGTCAAGATATTTGTTGTCTCATCCAGGACTGTCTATGTGAAAATCAGAACGTTTTGTGTACAAATTTTACGTTTTGGTCGGTAGCATTTTTGCCAGTCCTACTCAACTTAGCAAAAATTCTTCTAAAACCTATTTAACTACCAGTATATACcagtatattatataaatacatttcttaATTGTGGCTTTGCCAATGAAGTAAACCATTTGAACGTCTTCATTTGTGAACAAGAGCGAAGGAAAAGAAGCTGAAACAGCGAGacctgctggagcagcagcgACGAGAGCGAATCTTACAGCAACGGAGGCAGCAATTACAAGAAGCGACCGAGCGCTTCCAAAGAGCTCATCTAGCTTCGCCTGAGAGACGTCGAGAAAGTTGGTGATCTCAACTTCCTGTTGTGACTGTCACCCGTTTCTGAACTCTCTGATTTTACAGCTTTTAGGAGAAAGATCCCAACGATTGAAGAAGCTCtcaatgaaattcaaaacaaCTGGAGTTCATATGGGTGAGTCATTGGACACTTGCTCCATCGAAAATATGAAGCTAGCATGTCAGAGAAGCTGCTGAGAAAAATATCACACATTAgtgcttgtttttgtctttgtatttTAGAcactgtgcttcagttgaacCACCGTTGGCATCCAAACCATCCAGGTATCAGGTGAGAGCTATTACAGAGTTGAAATGTCAGAAGAATAGTATGTACTATACTGACTTCCATCGAGTTCAGGGATGCTCAAAGTCCGGCCTGGGGGCCGCAACTTAATAAGAAAGATCAGGACAGTCAAGTGAAACATCCACtaagttttttattttgtttgggtTGATTTTAGATGGTTAGAACAACCTCATAAGCTTGGCCCCATCCGAGTAGCCCACTTTGAAATATCATGCGCCTCCTATTGTTTCCGTATCACAGAGTGTAGTTGGCATCAATCGCTAACAAACTTAAATTAGCTTTCGCACATCCCTGTTTATTCCTCTGACAATATTATCCTTCCTCCTCAATCAGaacctgtgcttttatttatcCGTATTGGTTATTATACCATATAACTATATGATGTTTTTTAAGATTTTATGTGTTTTGAACTGCAGAAGAATAGAGGCCAgtgttttcaacctttttctagccacggcacccctggttcattgaaaaaatacaGAGGCACACCATTAAAGGAGCCTTGGCCAAAGCGTACTTGTGCGTAAGGTCCTGAAGAAAATCCCTATTAATTTGTGATAAACTGTAGCtgctgacactcggttgttattttgcc is part of the Synchiropus splendidus isolate RoL2022-P1 chromosome 10, RoL_Sspl_1.0, whole genome shotgun sequence genome and encodes:
- the LOC128765702 gene encoding tubulin alpha chain-like — encoded protein: MRECISVHVGQAGVQMGNTCWELYCLEHKIQPDGQMPRTQDSEVHDDSFTTFFSETGARKYVPRAIFVDLEPTVIDEVRTGSYRQLFHPEQLISGKEDAANNYARGHYTIGKEIIDSVLDRIRKLADQCTGLQGFLVFHSFGGGTGSGFTSLLMERLSVDFGKKSKLEFAIYPAPQVSTAVVEPYNSILTTHTTLEHSDCAFMVDNEAIYDICRRNLDIERPSYTNLNRLISQIVSSITASLRFDGALNVDLTEFQTNLVPYPRIHFPLATYAPVISAEKAYHEQLSVAEITNACFEPANQMVKCDPRHGKYMACCLLYRGDVVPKDVNVAIAAIKTKRTIQFVDWCPTGFKVGINYQPPTVVPGGDLAKVQRAVCMLSNTTAIAEAWARLDHKFDLMYAKRAFVHWYVGEGMEEGEFSEAREDMAALEKDYEEVGIDSFEEDEEGEEY